The DNA region GTGCGCCGATTGCGCAGGAAAGGGCCGTATGTTCCGATTCCACGCGAATGTATTCCGCTTTGAGGGAATCATCCGCGACATATTCGCTCAGTTTTTCCGCGACCGGGCTCTGCGGCGTGATCGGATAGGCAGAAATCACACCGACCCTGGCGCGTTTCATGGCTTCCACCATCGCCATATTTCCATCGAGTAATTTACGTGCATCCATCCTTATTCCCCCCCTTTGCCAATCTCTGTCATTGCGATGCAGTCCTTCGGGCAGACCTGAGAACAGATCCCGCAGCCCTTGCAGAACCGCAGATCCACTGTGAACGGCGTTTCCCGGTCGACCTGGATGATCGCCAGCGGGCAATGTTTCTGGCAGATGCCGCAGCGGATACATTTTTCATCATCTGCCACCGGTGTCAGGATTCTCCATGCCCCAGTGTCCACATCTGTGACATGGGTGGCAACCGGTCCAAAATAAATCTTACGCTTCACGGACTGCGTCGTGGCATTCTCTTGCTGCTTTAACATTTCTGCCGTCCTCCCCTTCCTTGAAGAATTCCTGAATGGATTTTTCCACAGCGCCGATCTCCACGATCCCCAGCGCGGCAAAGGCACCCGCCATCGCAGTATTGGGAATGTCACGCCCAATATTGCGAAGCGCGGCGTGTTCAGCGTCCACGATATAGGTTTTATTCGGGCGACCTTTCATGTAATCCGGGATCTCAGGCGCGTTAAAGACAAAGACGGTATCGTCGTCCACGCCCTCAAACAGATCCACATGCCGTTCCGGCAGCGAAACGTCGAACACCATGACATAGTCCGGCTCATATACAAACGACTTTGTGGGGATTGCTTCATCGCTGAGGATCAAGCTGGTGTTCACCGGGGCGCCTCTGCGTTCATGTCCGTATGCGGGGATGGTCTGCGCGAACTTTCCCTGGTTGATCGCATAGGCATACGCCATGATCTTTCCGCAGGTCACAACACCCTGTCCTCCCAATCCATAAATTTTTACCTGAATCAATTTGCTTCCTCCTTTTGTTCTTTTATACGGAACATCATTCTTTTATATGGCATTTTGTGCTTTCATGTTATTCTTTCAGGCTGGCAAAGTCAATAGATTTTTTTTATTTTGCTAATTTTTTCCGTTATGACAGGTTTATTTTTGATAAATTTGTGCAATGCTACAAAAAGCGGCCCTGACAGGAATTTTCCTGCCAGGGCCGCTTATATTCTGTTTTGTATGGCAAAAAGA from Anaerotruncus rubiinfantis includes:
- a CDS encoding 2-oxoacid:acceptor oxidoreductase family protein, which produces MIQVKIYGLGGQGVVTCGKIMAYAYAINQGKFAQTIPAYGHERRGAPVNTSLILSDEAIPTKSFVYEPDYVMVFDVSLPERHVDLFEGVDDDTVFVFNAPEIPDYMKGRPNKTYIVDAEHAALRNIGRDIPNTAMAGAFAALGIVEIGAVEKSIQEFFKEGEDGRNVKAARECHDAVREA
- a CDS encoding 4Fe-4S binding protein; this encodes MLKQQENATTQSVKRKIYFGPVATHVTDVDTGAWRILTPVADDEKCIRCGICQKHCPLAIIQVDRETPFTVDLRFCKGCGICSQVCPKDCIAMTEIGKGGE